In Lysobacter firmicutimachus, one genomic interval encodes:
- a CDS encoding polyhydroxyalkanoate depolymerase, which yields MLYQMHELGRAWMAPMTYWADAGAKMFAAPGSWLSSLPGASRLAAGYELLYRVGKDYEKPEFGIHSVQIDGNAYPVIEREMQRKPFCRLLRFKRYADDAGNIAELKDDPPVLVVAPLSGHHSTLLRDTVKTLLRDHKVYITDWVDARMVPIEDGAFTLDDYVAYIQDFIRLIGAESLHVISVCQPTVPVLAAVSLMAARGEATPRSLVMMGGPIDTRESPTKVNDLAVHKPLWWFEGNLIHHVPANFPGRGRRVYPGFLQHSGFVAMNPERHFQSHWDFYQDLLKGDLEDADSHRRFYDEYNAVLDMPAEYYLDTIRVVFQQHLLPRGLWDVAGERVDPSAIKNTALLTVEGELDDISGQGQTRAAHTLCTGVAEADREHLTVAGAGHYGIFSGRRWRDQVYPQVRDFIARYAA from the coding sequence CTGCTTTATCAAATGCACGAACTCGGCCGCGCCTGGATGGCCCCGATGACCTACTGGGCCGATGCCGGCGCCAAGATGTTCGCCGCGCCCGGCAGCTGGCTGTCGTCGCTGCCCGGCGCCTCGCGCCTGGCCGCCGGCTACGAGCTGCTGTACCGGGTCGGCAAGGACTACGAAAAACCCGAATTCGGCATCCACTCGGTGCAGATCGACGGCAACGCCTATCCGGTGATCGAGCGCGAAATGCAGCGCAAGCCGTTCTGCCGGCTGCTGCGCTTCAAGCGCTACGCCGACGACGCCGGCAACATCGCCGAGCTCAAGGACGATCCGCCGGTGCTGGTGGTCGCGCCGCTGTCGGGACACCACAGCACCCTGCTGCGCGACACGGTCAAGACCCTGCTGCGCGACCACAAGGTCTACATCACCGACTGGGTCGACGCGCGCATGGTGCCGATCGAGGACGGCGCCTTCACCCTGGACGACTACGTCGCCTACATCCAGGACTTCATCCGCCTGATCGGCGCCGAGAGCCTGCACGTCATCAGCGTCTGCCAGCCGACCGTGCCGGTGCTGGCGGCGGTGTCGCTGATGGCCGCGCGCGGCGAAGCCACGCCGCGCTCGCTGGTGATGATGGGCGGGCCGATCGACACCCGCGAAAGCCCGACCAAGGTCAACGACCTGGCCGTGCACAAGCCGCTGTGGTGGTTCGAGGGCAATCTGATCCATCACGTGCCGGCCAATTTCCCCGGCCGCGGCCGCCGCGTGTATCCGGGCTTCCTGCAGCACAGCGGCTTCGTGGCGATGAACCCGGAGCGGCATTTCCAGTCGCACTGGGACTTCTACCAGGACCTGCTCAAGGGCGACCTGGAAGACGCCGATTCGCATCGCCGCTTCTACGACGAGTACAACGCCGTGCTCGACATGCCGGCCGAGTACTACCTCGACACCATCCGGGTGGTGTTCCAGCAGCACCTGCTGCCGCGCGGGCTGTGGGACGTGGCCGGCGAGCGGGTCGACCCGAGCGCGATCAAGAACACCGCCCTGCTGACCGTGGAAGGCGAGCTCGACGACATCTCCGGCCAGGGCCAGACCCGCGCCGCGCACACTCTGTGCACCGGCGTGGCCGAAGCCGACCGCGAGCACCTCACCGTGGCCGGCGCCGGCCACTACGGCATCTTCAGCGGCCGCCGCTGGCGCGATCAGGTGTATCCGCAGGTGCGCGACTTCATCGCCAGATACGCCGCCTGA
- a CDS encoding class I SAM-dependent DNA methyltransferase produces the protein MSKQYDADYFQRWYRDPALKDQAIGGAARLARKVALAVTTAEYHLERPLRSVLDIGCGEGPWRAPLLKLRPRAQYLGFDASQYATARFGRSRNLHLASFGDFQYLRPCAPVDLLICSDVMHYLDTRELDRGLPGLAELCGGVAFLETFTREDGIEGDTEGFKRRPARFYRERFAAHGFTALGSHLWLGPALRGGTAALETAD, from the coding sequence ATGAGCAAACAGTACGACGCCGACTATTTCCAGCGCTGGTACCGCGACCCCGCGCTCAAGGACCAGGCGATCGGCGGCGCCGCGCGCCTGGCGCGCAAGGTCGCGCTGGCCGTGACCACCGCCGAATACCATCTCGAGCGGCCGCTGCGCAGCGTGCTCGACATCGGCTGCGGCGAAGGCCCGTGGCGCGCGCCGCTGCTGAAGCTGCGACCGCGCGCGCAGTATCTGGGATTCGACGCCAGCCAGTACGCCACTGCGCGCTTCGGCCGCAGCCGCAACCTGCACCTGGCCAGCTTCGGCGACTTCCAGTACCTGCGTCCCTGCGCGCCGGTCGACCTGCTGATCTGCAGCGACGTCATGCACTACCTGGACACGCGCGAACTCGACCGCGGCCTGCCCGGACTGGCCGAACTGTGCGGCGGCGTCGCGTTCCTGGAGACCTTCACCCGCGAGGACGGCATCGAAGGCGACACCGAGGGTTTCAAGCGCCGCCCCGCCCGCTTCTACCGCGAACGCTTCGCCGCCCACGGCTTCACCGCCCTGGGTTCGCACCTGTGGCTGGGCCCGGCCCTGCGCGGCGGCACCGCGGCGCTGGAAACCGCCGACTGA
- a CDS encoding CopD family protein produces the protein MTAYLLTKTFHLVFVMAWMGGVFYLPRILVNIAEAGDEPAVRARLVLMGRRLYRFGHIMFGLAAILGGVLWFVFHMSGGWLHAKLTVVAAMLAFYIVSGRWLKGVDQGRPLPSSRALRVFNEIPVFALIAIVWLVLAKPF, from the coding sequence ATGACCGCCTATCTGTTGACCAAGACCTTCCATCTCGTGTTCGTGATGGCCTGGATGGGCGGGGTGTTCTACCTGCCGCGGATCCTGGTCAACATCGCCGAGGCCGGCGACGAGCCCGCGGTGCGCGCGCGCCTGGTGCTGATGGGGCGGCGGCTGTACCGCTTCGGCCACATCATGTTCGGCCTGGCCGCGATCCTCGGCGGCGTGTTGTGGTTCGTGTTCCACATGAGCGGCGGCTGGCTGCACGCCAAGCTGACCGTGGTCGCGGCCATGCTGGCCTTCTACATCGTCAGCGGCCGCTGGCTCAAGGGCGTCGACCAGGGCCGCCCGCTGCCGTCTTCGCGCGCTCTGCGCGTGTTCAACGAAATTCCCGTATTCGCCCTGATCGCGATCGTGTGGCTGGTGTTGGCTAAGCCGTTTTGA
- a CDS encoding alkaline phosphatase: MPKLRSASALLVPALLTACAAAAPVTRADAPSAGVVVDVPTIQHPQGETPAWWYRDGAAQAAQRGASAAKAKNVILFVGDGMSLTTVAAARILAGQQRGAPGEENRLSWERFPATALSKTYNTDSQTPDSAGTMSAMATGVKTRAGVLSIGQKGARGDCAEALKAPMLTLWELAAGSGLATGVVTTTRVTHATPGATFSHSADRNWENDMDLPEKAKAEGCVDIARQMIESPFGTGPDVLLGGGRGNFMTVEQRDPEYDDKVGQRLDGRDLIAAWKQRHPGGAYVWNAKQFAAAPKDRPLFGLFEPDHMQFSHDRPQDRAGEPSLAEMTVAAIERLKAIKGDRGFVLLVEGGRIDHAHHMGNAYRALTDTIALSEAVAAADKATSAEDTLILVTADHSHTLSFVGYPTRGNPMLGKVRGTSGEDGDANEYARDALGRPYTTLNYSNGPGYTGASAQQPEGPHTFPHTASGFEEIAKGRPDLSRVDTEHPDYMQEALVPTNAETHGGDDVGIWARGPGSAAVRGSVEQNAIYHFLLQSMPSLRAALCAKGDCDANQVPVMLPKPDDFKPR; the protein is encoded by the coding sequence ATGCCCAAGCTGCGTTCCGCCTCCGCCCTCCTCGTTCCCGCGTTGCTGACCGCCTGCGCGGCCGCCGCGCCGGTCACCCGCGCCGATGCGCCCTCGGCCGGCGTGGTCGTCGACGTGCCGACGATCCAGCATCCGCAGGGCGAGACTCCGGCCTGGTGGTATCGCGACGGCGCCGCCCAGGCCGCGCAACGCGGGGCCAGCGCGGCCAAGGCCAAAAACGTGATTCTGTTCGTCGGCGACGGCATGAGCCTGACCACCGTCGCGGCCGCACGCATCCTCGCCGGCCAGCAGCGCGGCGCTCCCGGCGAAGAGAACCGCCTGAGCTGGGAGCGCTTCCCGGCCACCGCGCTCAGCAAGACGTACAACACCGATTCGCAGACCCCCGACTCGGCCGGCACCATGAGCGCGATGGCGACCGGGGTGAAGACCCGCGCCGGCGTACTCAGCATCGGCCAGAAGGGCGCGCGCGGCGACTGCGCCGAGGCGCTGAAGGCGCCGATGCTGACCCTGTGGGAACTCGCCGCGGGCAGCGGCCTGGCCACCGGCGTGGTCACCACCACCCGCGTCACCCACGCCACCCCGGGCGCGACCTTCAGCCATTCGGCCGACCGCAACTGGGAAAACGACATGGACCTGCCGGAGAAGGCCAAGGCCGAAGGCTGCGTCGACATCGCCCGGCAGATGATCGAGTCGCCGTTCGGCACCGGCCCGGACGTGCTGCTCGGCGGCGGCCGCGGCAACTTCATGACCGTCGAACAGCGCGATCCGGAGTACGACGACAAGGTCGGCCAGCGCCTGGACGGCCGCGACTTGATCGCGGCCTGGAAGCAGCGTCATCCCGGCGGCGCCTATGTCTGGAACGCCAAGCAGTTCGCCGCGGCGCCCAAGGACCGCCCGCTGTTCGGCCTGTTCGAACCCGACCACATGCAGTTCAGCCACGACCGTCCGCAGGACCGCGCGGGCGAGCCCTCGCTGGCGGAGATGACCGTGGCCGCGATCGAGCGGTTGAAAGCGATCAAGGGCGACCGCGGCTTCGTGCTGCTGGTCGAAGGCGGCCGCATCGACCACGCCCACCACATGGGCAACGCCTACCGCGCCCTGACCGACACCATCGCCCTGAGCGAAGCCGTCGCCGCCGCCGATAAGGCCACTTCGGCCGAGGACACGCTGATCCTGGTCACCGCCGACCACTCGCACACCCTAAGCTTCGTCGGCTACCCGACCCGCGGCAATCCGATGCTGGGCAAGGTGCGCGGCACCAGCGGCGAGGACGGCGACGCCAACGAATACGCCCGCGATGCGCTCGGCCGCCCCTACACGACCCTCAATTACAGCAACGGCCCGGGCTATACCGGCGCCAGCGCGCAGCAGCCGGAGGGCCCGCACACCTTCCCGCACACCGCCAGCGGCTTCGAGGAGATCGCCAAGGGCCGGCCGGACCTGAGCCGGGTCGACACCGAGCATCCGGATTACATGCAGGAAGCGCTGGTGCCGACCAACGCCGAAACCCACGGCGGCGACGACGTCGGCATCTGGGCGCGCGGCCCCGGCAGCGCCGCGGTGCGCGGCAGCGTCGAGCAGAACGCGATCTACCACTTCCTGCTGCAGTCGATGCCGAGCCTGCGCGCGGCGCTGTGCGCCAAGGGCGATTGCGATGCCAACCAGGTGCCGGTGATGTTGCCCAAGCCGGACGATTTCAAGCCACGCTGA
- a CDS encoding ArsR/SmtB family transcription factor, with the protein MRPLHHPATDDIELTAVLYALADPVRLRLIRGLSRDTPVSCIAACVEDELPRATLSRHFDVLRSAGLVRTVKSGTQNLNTLRCDDLERRFPGLLRAVLAGCGAPVKSASKPAAKAAAATRRGGAARRPAAKARG; encoded by the coding sequence ATGAGGCCGCTGCACCACCCCGCCACCGACGACATCGAGCTGACCGCAGTGCTGTATGCGCTGGCCGATCCGGTGCGCCTGCGCCTGATCCGCGGACTGAGCCGCGACACGCCGGTGTCCTGCATCGCCGCCTGCGTCGAGGACGAGTTGCCGCGTGCGACCCTGTCGCGGCATTTCGACGTGCTGCGTTCGGCGGGGCTGGTGCGCACGGTCAAATCCGGAACGCAGAATCTCAACACCCTGCGCTGCGACGACCTGGAGCGGCGTTTCCCCGGCCTGTTGCGCGCGGTGCTGGCCGGGTGCGGCGCACCGGTCAAATCGGCGTCGAAGCCCGCTGCGAAAGCCGCTGCGGCGACCCGTCGCGGCGGCGCGGCGCGCCGGCCAGCGGCCAAGGCGCGGGGCTGA
- a CDS encoding dicarboxylate/amino acid:cation symporter, which translates to MTAVFQAWFRIPFWQRVVAGFVLGALAGWAFGPAAETWFGPLGDLYVTLIKMIAVPLVFFAVINAVASLHGQKSIAALGGRTFVWFAITAVLAVAVGLAVGTILQPGTGVIGLAVDSSYKPRDVPSVTRVLLDVVPSNPFYALTGIGTTKNAAGETVLAAGKGSILPVIFFAGLLGFAMVKLGDKVAGVRKLVGEASDLMIQVTRFVLEVTPIGTFGLIAGLVGAYGFEKLLPLGNFVLALYLACALHIVVVYSALLLAHGLNPLKFFRGAAPGMQVAFVSSSSFAAMPVAMRSITHNLGVNKDYAAFASPLGASIKMDGCGAIYPALCAVFISQYTGTPLSADQYFIVLIASVLGSFGTAGVPGTAVIMATVVLSAAGLPLETIGYLYAIDRILDMMRTLTNVTGQMLVPVLVAKETGLLDRAVYEAAPTNVGIEDGPEQGRT; encoded by the coding sequence ATGACCGCAGTGTTCCAGGCCTGGTTCCGCATTCCGTTCTGGCAGCGCGTGGTCGCCGGCTTCGTGCTCGGCGCGCTCGCCGGCTGGGCGTTCGGGCCCGCGGCCGAAACCTGGTTCGGTCCGCTCGGCGATCTCTACGTCACCCTGATCAAGATGATCGCGGTGCCGCTGGTGTTCTTCGCGGTCATCAACGCGGTGGCCTCGCTGCACGGACAAAAATCGATCGCCGCGCTCGGCGGCCGCACCTTCGTCTGGTTCGCGATCACCGCGGTGCTGGCGGTCGCGGTCGGGCTGGCGGTCGGCACGATCCTGCAGCCGGGCACCGGCGTGATCGGGCTGGCGGTGGACTCGTCCTACAAGCCGCGCGACGTGCCCAGCGTGACCCGCGTGCTGCTCGACGTGGTGCCGAGCAATCCGTTCTACGCCCTGACCGGCATCGGCACGACCAAGAACGCCGCCGGCGAGACCGTGCTGGCCGCAGGCAAGGGCTCGATCCTGCCGGTGATCTTCTTCGCCGGCCTGCTCGGCTTCGCCATGGTCAAGCTCGGCGACAAGGTCGCCGGGGTGCGCAAGCTGGTCGGCGAAGCCAGCGACCTGATGATCCAGGTCACCCGCTTCGTGCTCGAAGTCACCCCGATCGGCACCTTCGGCCTGATCGCCGGCCTGGTCGGCGCCTACGGCTTCGAGAAGCTGCTGCCGCTGGGCAATTTCGTCCTGGCGCTGTACCTGGCCTGCGCCCTGCACATCGTCGTGGTCTACAGCGCGCTGCTGCTCGCGCACGGGCTCAATCCGCTCAAATTCTTCCGCGGCGCCGCGCCGGGCATGCAGGTCGCCTTCGTCAGCTCGTCGAGCTTCGCCGCGATGCCGGTGGCGATGCGTTCGATCACCCACAACCTGGGCGTCAACAAGGACTATGCCGCGTTCGCTTCGCCGCTGGGCGCGAGCATCAAGATGGACGGCTGCGGCGCGATCTATCCGGCGCTGTGCGCGGTGTTCATCTCGCAGTACACCGGCACGCCGCTGAGCGCCGACCAGTACTTCATCGTGCTGATCGCCTCGGTGTTGGGAAGCTTCGGCACCGCCGGCGTACCGGGCACGGCGGTGATCATGGCCACGGTGGTGCTCAGCGCGGCCGGCCTGCCGCTGGAGACCATCGGCTACCTGTACGCGATCGACCGCATCCTGGACATGATGCGCACGCTGACCAACGTCACCGGGCAGATGCTGGTGCCGGTGCTGGTGGCCAAGGAAACCGGATTGCTGGACCGCGCGGTCTACGAGGCGGCGCCGACCAACGTCGGCATCGAGGACGGCCCGGAGCAGGGCCGCACCTGA
- a CDS encoding NUDIX hydrolase → MPYTPIVATLGYVLSPDGRQVLMVHRNARPDDHQLGKYNGLGGKLERDEDVVAGMRREIREEAGIDCLAMNLRGTISWPGFGKHGEDWLGFVFVVTAFAGAPPASNAEGTLEWVPIERLHELPMWEGDREFLPLVFDADPRPFHGVMPYRDGRMQSWSYSRI, encoded by the coding sequence ATGCCGTACACGCCCATCGTCGCCACCCTCGGTTACGTACTCTCGCCCGATGGCCGCCAGGTGCTGATGGTGCATCGCAACGCCCGCCCCGACGATCACCAGCTCGGCAAGTACAACGGCCTGGGCGGCAAGCTCGAGCGCGACGAGGACGTGGTCGCCGGCATGCGCCGCGAGATCCGCGAAGAAGCCGGGATCGACTGCCTGGCGATGAATCTGCGCGGCACCATCAGTTGGCCGGGCTTCGGCAAGCACGGCGAAGACTGGCTGGGCTTCGTGTTCGTGGTCACCGCCTTCGCCGGCGCGCCGCCGGCCAGCAATGCCGAAGGCACCCTGGAGTGGGTGCCGATCGAGCGCCTGCACGAATTGCCGATGTGGGAAGGCGACCGCGAGTTCCTGCCGCTGGTGTTCGACGCCGACCCGCGCCCGTTCCACGGCGTGATGCCGTACCGCGACGGGCGCATGCAGTCGTGGAGCTACTCGCGCATCTGA
- a CDS encoding M16 family metallopeptidase, translating to MRKRHLSVLLAGLTTIASAASATAHAAESDRWQVPVAVKKLDNGLTVVVSQDRSSPTVGVSVVYHVGMRLEPRNRTGFAHLFEHLMFQGTPVAPKGVFDNVISGGGGRNNGSTRADFTNYIEVAPVSALDRILWLEADRMKTLDFNPATLKNQQDVVKEEIRVNVKNKPYGGFMWIDIAQQAFQKWENNHDGYGSFEDLENASLDDVRSFHRDYYGPNNAVLGIAGDISPEDAFKLADKYFGAIPGRPTPEAPDFSEGLNTEEKRITQSDALAQVPAVAAAWKMPARGSRDQAPMAVLGNLLAGDEASRLYQGLVKQRQIAINIDPLYGLTDPWSYNGPTLFTLFALYRPDSSADAVLAAIDEEVAKVAREGVDAATLKRVKTRMLADWYNGLESFIERADTVARMQTLWGDAQVVNKVPGWIEGVTSADLQRVAKTYLTRANRTVIDRRPAAMMPGAAKPAAAAPAGQH from the coding sequence ATGCGCAAGCGTCATCTGAGCGTATTGCTGGCCGGCCTGACCACGATCGCCAGCGCCGCGTCCGCCACCGCGCACGCCGCCGAGAGCGATCGCTGGCAAGTGCCGGTCGCGGTGAAGAAACTCGACAACGGACTGACCGTGGTCGTATCCCAGGACCGCAGCTCGCCGACCGTCGGCGTCAGCGTGGTCTACCACGTCGGCATGCGCCTGGAGCCGCGCAACCGCACCGGCTTCGCCCACCTGTTCGAACACCTGATGTTCCAGGGCACGCCGGTCGCGCCCAAGGGCGTGTTCGACAACGTCATCAGCGGCGGCGGCGGACGCAACAACGGCTCGACCCGGGCCGACTTCACCAACTACATCGAGGTCGCGCCGGTGTCGGCGCTGGACCGCATTCTGTGGCTGGAAGCGGACCGGATGAAGACCCTGGATTTCAACCCGGCCACGCTCAAGAACCAGCAGGACGTGGTCAAGGAAGAGATCCGGGTCAACGTGAAGAACAAGCCCTACGGCGGCTTCATGTGGATCGACATCGCCCAGCAGGCGTTCCAGAAGTGGGAGAACAACCACGACGGCTACGGCAGCTTCGAGGACCTGGAGAACGCCAGCCTCGACGACGTGCGTTCGTTCCACCGCGACTACTACGGCCCCAACAACGCCGTGCTCGGCATCGCCGGCGACATCAGCCCCGAGGACGCGTTCAAGCTCGCCGACAAGTACTTCGGCGCGATTCCGGGCCGGCCGACGCCGGAAGCGCCGGATTTCTCCGAAGGCCTCAACACCGAGGAGAAGCGCATCACCCAGAGCGACGCGCTGGCGCAGGTGCCGGCGGTGGCCGCGGCCTGGAAGATGCCCGCGCGCGGCAGCCGCGACCAGGCGCCGATGGCGGTGCTCGGCAACCTGCTCGCCGGCGACGAGGCTTCGCGGCTCTACCAGGGCCTGGTCAAGCAGCGCCAGATCGCGATCAACATCGATCCGCTGTACGGCCTGACCGACCCCTGGAGCTACAACGGCCCGACCCTGTTCACCCTGTTCGCGCTGTACCGCCCCGACAGCAGCGCCGACGCGGTGCTGGCGGCGATCGACGAGGAGGTCGCCAAGGTCGCCCGCGAAGGCGTCGACGCGGCCACCCTCAAGCGGGTCAAGACCCGCATGCTGGCCGACTGGTACAACGGCCTGGAAAGCTTCATCGAGCGCGCCGACACCGTCGCGCGCATGCAGACCCTGTGGGGCGACGCGCAGGTGGTGAACAAGGTGCCGGGCTGGATCGAAGGCGTGACCTCGGCCGACCTGCAGCGCGTCGCCAAGACCTATCTGACCCGCGCCAACCGCACCGTGATCGACCGCCGTCCGGCGGCGATGATGCCCGGCGCGGCCAAGCCCGCGGCCGCCGCGCCGGCCGGCCAGCACTGA
- a CDS encoding M16 family metallopeptidase: MTIHKTLLAFSTALVLFGSTAAMAGPGVKLPEQLPPLAADKALPVPQIAQKTLANGLQVWVVPRQGVPRVDYVLAMRNAGLAADAADAPGFASLYAGLLTQGTAKRDAKAIAEAAQGYGGGIGASAANDGIQLSANALPSQAEPMLRLLAEVAQQPTFPDGEVKLAQANALQGLKVAQSQPGFKATQALLATTFGDHPYARVQPTEAAINAVTAEKVRAEHLRRFRPDRGLLVITGRIAPEQGFKLAEAAFAGWKAEGEPIADAVPARREAPPKRVFVQRDGSVQSAVRLGHPSIAATDADYVPAQLAGIVLGGGFSSRLMQNLREDKGYTYGARGGLSAMRAGGLVQASADVRNEVTGEAIKEFLYEFGKLNDYKVDAPELEDTKRYVAGGYLINNQMQGAVAATLANNWLAGLAPEFLGEYVPKVRAVGAEQVQAMARKYYAPKDLSIIVVGDAKALGNQLKPYGEFGSGF; this comes from the coding sequence ATGACGATCCACAAGACTCTGCTCGCGTTCTCCACCGCGCTGGTGCTGTTCGGCAGCACCGCGGCGATGGCCGGTCCCGGCGTCAAACTGCCCGAGCAACTGCCGCCGTTGGCCGCCGACAAGGCGCTGCCGGTGCCGCAGATCGCGCAGAAGACCCTCGCCAACGGCCTGCAGGTGTGGGTGGTGCCGCGCCAGGGCGTGCCGCGCGTGGACTACGTGCTGGCGATGCGCAACGCCGGCCTGGCCGCCGATGCGGCCGACGCGCCGGGCTTCGCTTCGTTGTACGCCGGCTTGCTGACCCAGGGCACCGCCAAGCGCGACGCCAAGGCGATCGCCGAAGCGGCGCAGGGCTACGGCGGCGGCATCGGCGCCAGCGCCGCCAACGACGGCATCCAGCTCAGCGCCAACGCGTTGCCTTCGCAGGCCGAACCGATGCTGCGCCTGCTGGCCGAAGTCGCGCAGCAGCCGACCTTCCCCGACGGCGAGGTCAAGCTGGCCCAGGCCAATGCCTTGCAAGGCTTGAAAGTCGCGCAGTCGCAGCCGGGCTTCAAGGCAACCCAGGCGCTGCTCGCCACCACTTTCGGCGATCACCCCTACGCGCGGGTGCAACCGACCGAGGCGGCGATCAACGCGGTCACCGCCGAAAAGGTGCGGGCCGAGCATCTGCGCCGTTTCCGCCCCGACCGCGGTTTGCTGGTCATCACCGGCCGGATCGCGCCGGAGCAGGGCTTCAAGCTCGCCGAGGCGGCGTTCGCCGGCTGGAAGGCCGAAGGCGAGCCGATCGCCGACGCGGTGCCGGCGCGGCGCGAGGCGCCGCCGAAGCGCGTGTTCGTGCAGCGCGACGGCAGCGTGCAGTCGGCGGTGCGGCTGGGCCATCCGTCGATCGCCGCGACCGATGCCGACTACGTGCCGGCGCAATTGGCCGGGATCGTGCTGGGCGGCGGCTTCAGCAGCCGGCTGATGCAGAACCTGCGCGAGGACAAGGGCTACACCTACGGCGCGCGCGGCGGACTCAGCGCGATGCGCGCCGGCGGTCTGGTCCAGGCTTCGGCCGATGTGCGCAACGAGGTCACCGGCGAGGCGATCAAGGAGTTCCTGTACGAGTTCGGCAAGCTCAACGATTACAAAGTCGATGCGCCCGAGCTGGAGGACACCAAGCGCTACGTCGCCGGCGGCTATCTGATCAACAACCAGATGCAAGGCGCGGTCGCCGCGACCCTGGCCAACAACTGGCTGGCGGGACTGGCGCCGGAGTTCCTCGGCGAGTACGTGCCGAAGGTGCGCGCGGTCGGCGCCGAGCAAGTGCAGGCGATGGCGCGCAAGTACTACGCACCGAAGGACTTGTCGATCATCGTGGTCGGCGACGCCAAGGCCCTGGGCAATCAACTCAAGCCTTACGGCGAATTCGGTTCCGGTTTCTGA
- a CDS encoding NAD(P)H-dependent oxidoreductase has product MSAAIPSATPRLLAFAGSLRQGSFNRRLIPVLAEGARAAGAEVTLIELRDYALPIYDGDIEAEAMPDNARRLQALMAEHDGLLISTPEYNGSMPALVKNTLDWISRPLADGRSGTALFADKVAGIVSASPGPLGGLRSLLVLRDALAKLGLLVVPQQVAVGQAGDKLADYGQLNDERQREAVQRVGAAVVRHIKVVREG; this is encoded by the coding sequence ATGTCCGCCGCCATTCCTTCCGCCACCCCGCGCCTGCTGGCTTTCGCCGGCAGCCTGCGCCAGGGCTCCTTCAACCGCCGCCTGATCCCGGTCCTGGCCGAGGGGGCGCGCGCCGCCGGCGCCGAAGTGACCCTGATCGAACTGCGCGACTACGCGTTGCCGATCTACGACGGCGACATCGAAGCCGAGGCCATGCCCGACAACGCGCGCCGGCTGCAGGCGCTGATGGCCGAGCACGACGGCCTGCTGATCAGCACGCCGGAGTACAACGGTTCGATGCCGGCCCTGGTCAAGAACACTCTGGACTGGATCTCGCGCCCGCTCGCGGACGGCCGCTCCGGTACCGCGCTGTTCGCCGACAAGGTCGCCGGCATCGTCTCGGCGTCGCCGGGGCCGCTCGGCGGGCTGCGCTCGCTGCTGGTGCTGCGCGATGCGCTGGCCAAGCTCGGGCTGCTGGTGGTGCCGCAACAGGTCGCGGTCGGCCAGGCCGGCGACAAGCTCGCCGACTACGGCCAGCTCAACGACGAGCGCCAGCGCGAAGCCGTGCAGCGGGTCGGCGCCGCGGTGGTGCGGCACATCAAGGTCGTGCGGGAGGGCTGA
- a CDS encoding acyl-CoA thioesterase produces the protein MKGQQRELNLRFLAQPTDVNYGGKVHGGMVMKWIDQAGYAAAVGWSGKYSVTVAVGGIRFVAPIRISDLVTVHTKLIHTGTSSMHFAVDVKARDPGLDDGVAEERLCTHCVIVFVAMDAEGKPTPVPAWTPLTEDDKRLAEYALKIMELSKGIEATVERYVHEG, from the coding sequence ATGAAAGGGCAGCAACGCGAACTGAACCTGCGCTTCCTGGCCCAGCCGACCGACGTCAACTACGGCGGCAAGGTCCACGGCGGCATGGTCATGAAGTGGATCGACCAGGCCGGCTACGCCGCGGCGGTCGGCTGGAGCGGCAAGTACAGCGTCACCGTCGCGGTCGGCGGCATCCGCTTCGTCGCGCCGATCCGGATCAGCGACCTGGTCACCGTGCACACCAAGCTGATCCACACCGGCACCAGCAGCATGCACTTCGCGGTCGACGTGAAGGCGCGCGACCCGGGCCTGGACGACGGCGTGGCCGAAGAGCGCCTGTGCACCCACTGCGTGATCGTGTTCGTGGCGATGGACGCCGAGGGCAAGCCGACGCCGGTGCCGGCGTGGACGCCGCTGACCGAGGACGACAAGCGCCTGGCCGAGTACGCGCTGAAGATCATGGAACTCAGCAAGGGCATCGAGGCGACGGTCGAGCGTTACGTGCACGAGGGGTGA